Below is a window of Tistrella bauzanensis DNA.
CCCCGGCAACATCCTGATCCGTCAGCGCGGCACCAAGTGGTATCCCGGCCGCAATGTCGGCATGGGCCGCGACCACACTCTGTTCGCGCTGATCGAGGGCACCGTGTCGTTCACGCGTGGCCGCGACGACCGCACGATCATTCACGTCGAGCCGGCGCAGGCCTGATCCAGGCCAGCCGCCCGACGCGAGACATGCCCGCGCCATTCGACGCCTGATCCGGCCCGCCGGAGCCGGGTGTGGATGGCACCGGGCCTGCGAGACGAGGGGGATGGCCCGGCCATCCCCCTCTGTTCGTGTTGCGACACCACCGCCCATGGCGATACCGGCCTGCCCGCCGGTCCCGACCTGCCGACCAGTCCACACAAGCCGGCCCCTTCATACCGGGCCCCGTCGCCACCAGATATCCGTCACGTCCAGATCTTTCGGCAGACCCGCCCTGTCCGGCCGGCCTGCCCTCTGCACTGATGCCATCGAAAGTCGCGCCCCCGTGAAGTTCCTCGACCAGGCCAAGATCTATATCCGCGGCGGCGATGGCGGCAATGGCTGCGTCAGTTTCCGGCGCGAGAAGTATATCGAGTTCGGTGGTCCCGATGGCGGCGACGGCGGCAATGGCGGCCGGGTGATCGCGGTTGCGGTCGACAACCTGAACACGCTGATCGATTTCCGCTATCAGCAGCATTTCAAGGCCCGTCGCGGCACCCACGGCATGGGCCGCAACCGCCATGGCGCGCGCGGCGAGGATGTCGTGATCCAGTTGCCGGTCGGCACCCAGATCTGGGACGAGCGTGGCGAGCGGATGCTGATCGACCTGACCGAGCCCGGCATGCGGGTGCTGCTGGCCGATGGCGGCAGCGGCGGTTTCGGCAATGCGCGGTTCAAATCCTCGATCACCCAGGCGCCGCGCCGGGCCAATCCGGGGACCGAGGCCCCGGAACGCTGGCTGTGGCTGCGGCTGAAGATCATCGCCGATGCCGGTCTGGTCGGCCTGCCCAATGCCGGCAAATCGACCTTCCTGGCCGGGGTGACCGCCGCCCGCCCCAAGATCGCCGATTACCCCTTCACCACCCTGCATCCCAATCTGGGCGTGGTGCGGGTGGGCGACGATGAATTCGTGCTGGCCGACATTCCCGGCCTGATCGAAGGCGCGCATGAGGGCCACGGGCTGGGCGACCGCTTCCTGCGCCATGTGGAACGCTGCGGAGCGCTGCTGCATCTGCTCGACGCCACCGCCGAGGATCCGGTCGAGAATTACCGCATCGTGCGCGGCGAGCTGGAGGCCTTCGGCCACGGCATCACCGACAAGCCCGAGATCATCGCGCTGAGCAAGATCGACGCGCTGGATGACGACACCATCCAACTGGTGAAGGATTATGTCGAGGAAGAGCTGGGCCGGCCGGTGCTGGCGCTGTCGGCCATC
It encodes the following:
- the rpmA gene encoding 50S ribosomal protein L27; amino-acid sequence: MAHKKAGGSSRNGRDSAGRRLGVKKFGGEAVIPGNILIRQRGTKWYPGRNVGMGRDHTLFALIEGTVSFTRGRDDRTIIHVEPAQA